A stretch of Raphanus sativus cultivar WK10039 unplaced genomic scaffold, ASM80110v3 Scaffold0156, whole genome shotgun sequence DNA encodes these proteins:
- the LOC130501302 gene encoding polyadenylate-binding protein 5-like: protein MAAAVASGIAPTTAMVDQVPNQPAATVASPHATQVAAVAAAAAEALQTHPNSSLYVGDLDQSVNEAHLLDLFNQVAPVQTVRVCRDLTRRSLGYAYVNFANPDDAMRAMDILNYTPIRERPIRIMRSNRDPSTRLSGKGNVFIKNLDGTIDNKALYDTFSSFGTILSCKVAMDGTGKSKGYGFVQYEKEETAQAAIDKLNGMLLNDKQVFVGPFVRRQDRTRESGAVPRFTNVYVKNLPKEITDEELKKTFGKYGEISSAVVVKDESGNSRCFGFVNFESPEAAAVAVEKMNGISLGEDVLYVGRAQKKSEREEELKRKYEQERLEKSNGTNLYVKNLDDGVNDDEKLKEMFSEYGTVTSSKVMMNPEGLSRGFGFVAYSNPEEALRALNEMNGKMIGRKPLYIAFAQRKEERRTHLQTVFSMRPNGPMGGFHHHPTGGPAAGPHHQIYMGQNGQGMVPSQPMGYGYQLQFMPGVRPGAGPANYMMPYPLQRQNHPGPRVGFRRGAPNMQHHFQQQPQIMQHNGRYMGGVGNMMNRVEASAPQGIIPLDASAISHNASQNQQRPALLPISKLTSALALASPANHSQILGEQLYPLVEKQEPVHVAKVTGMLLEMDQAEILHLLESPEALKAKVAMALDVLRLSANPTAVSSVDDQFAPSSTE from the exons ATGGCGGCGGCGGTTGCATCTGGAATTGCCCCGACGACAGCGATGGTTGATCAAGTCCCCAATCAACCAGCGGCTACGGTCGCCTCTCCTCACGCGACTCAGGTAGCTGCCGTCGCGGCTGCGGCGGCCGAGGCGTTACAAACGCACCCTAACTCCTCCCTCTACGTCGGAGATTTGGACCAAAGTGTCAACGAGGCACATCTGTTGGATCTGTTCAACCAAGTGGCTCCTGTCCAGACAGTTAGGGTTTGCCGCGACTTGACTCGTCGTTCTCTTGGATACGCTTACGTCAACTTCGCCAATCCCGATGATG CCATGCGAGCAATGGATATTCTGAACTACACTCCGATCAGAGAGAGACCCATAAGGATCATGCGTTCGAACCGTGACCCGAGCACGAGACTGAGCGGGAAAGGCAATGTTTTCATCAAAAACCTGGACGGGACCATCGACAACAAAGCCCTGTACGACACCTTCTCGAGTTTCGGGACCATTCTCTCGTGCAAGGTAGCCATGGACGGGACGGGGAAGTCGAAAGGCTACGGCTTCGTTCAGTACGAGAAGGAAGAAACCGCTCAGGCAGCCATCGACAAGCTCAACGGGATGCTGCTCAACGACAAGCAAGTCTTTGTGGGACCCTTTGTCCGACGTCAGGACAGGACTCGCGAGAGCGGTGCGGTCCCGCGTTTCACTAACGTCTACGTGAAGAATCTTCCTAAGGAGATCACTGACGAGGAGCTCAAGAAGACGTTTGGGAAGTACGGAGAGATCTCCAGTGCGGTTGTGGTGAAAGATGAGAGTGGGAACTCGAGGTGTTTCGGGTTTGTGAATTTCGAGAGCCCTGAGGCGGCTGCGGTAGCGGTTGAGAAGATGAATGGGATCAGTCTTGGTGAGGATGTGTTGTACGTTGGGAGGGCGCAGAAGAAGTCTGAGAGGGAAGAGGAGCTGAAGAGGAAGTATGAGCAAGAGAGGTTGGAGAAGTCTAACGGAACTAATTTGTATGTGAAGAATCTTGATGATGGTGTGAATGATGATGAGAAGCTCAAGGAGATGTTCTCTGAGTATGGGACTGTGACCTCAAGCAAG GTCATGATGAACCCAGAAGGTTTGAGCAGAGGGTTTGGTTTTGTTGCTTACTCCAATCCTGAAGAAGCTTTAAGAGCT TTGAATGAAATGAATGGGAAGATGATAGGAAGGAAACCTCTTTACATTGCTTTTGCTCAACGCAAGGAAGAGAGGAGGACTCATCTTCAG ACTGTGTTTTCTATGAGACCAAATGGACCAATGGGTGGGTTCCATCATCACCCAACAGGTGGGCCAGCTGCAGGGCCACACCATCAAATTTACATGGGCCAGAACGGTCAAGGTATGGTGCCTTCACAGCCTATGGGGTATGGGTACCAACTTCAGTTCATGCCTGGTGTGCGTCCGGGTGCTGGCCCGGCTAACTACATGATGCCTTACCCTCTTCAGAGGCAAAACCACCCTGGTCCCCGTGTTGGGTTCAGGCGTGGTGCTCCTAACATGCAGCACCACTTCCAGCAGCAGCCACAA ATTATGCAGCACAATGGAAGATATATGGGAGGTGTGGGTAATATGATGAATCGTGTGGAAGCATCTGCTCCACAAGGCATCATACCATTGGATGCATCTGCGATCTCTCACAATGCTTCTCAAAACCAACAGAGGCCAGCTCTCCTCCCCATTTCTAAGCTCACTTCTGCCTTGGCATTGGCTAGCCCTGCCAATCACTCACAG ATTCTTGGAGAGCAGCTTTACCCACTTGTGGAAAAGCAGGAGCCAGTTCATGTGGCCAAAGTGACAGGGATGTTGCTGGAGATGGACCAAGCTGAGATCTTGCACCTTCTTGAGTCACCTGAAGCTCTTAAGGCCAAAGTGGCTATGGCTCTGGATGTACTCAGGCTCTCTGCTAATCCGACAGCTGTTTCTTCCGTTGATGATCAGTTTGCTCCCTCCTCAACGGAGTGA